A window from Alphaproteobacteria bacterium encodes these proteins:
- a CDS encoding NADH-quinone oxidoreductase subunit J: MIVQALTFYLFAAVLLAAALMVISARNPVHSVLFLILSFFTAGGLFVLMGAEFLAMILVIVYVGAVAVLFLFVVMMLDINFVELRQGFLVYLPAGALVGLIMLVELFLVIGSWAAGPELAAMAAAPTPAPAELSNTHALGELIYTRYVYLFQAAGMILLVAMIGAIVLTHRVREGVRKQKISDQVSRRREDSVELKKVTPRGGI; this comes from the coding sequence ATGATCGTCCAGGCCCTCACCTTCTACCTGTTTGCCGCCGTCTTGCTGGCCGCGGCGCTGATGGTGATCAGCGCCCGCAACCCGGTACATTCGGTGTTGTTCTTGATTCTTTCGTTTTTCACCGCCGGCGGGCTCTTCGTGCTCATGGGGGCCGAGTTCCTGGCCATGATCCTGGTCATCGTCTACGTCGGCGCGGTGGCGGTGCTGTTCCTCTTCGTGGTCATGATGCTGGACATCAATTTCGTCGAACTGAGGCAGGGCTTTCTGGTCTACCTGCCGGCCGGAGCGCTGGTCGGCCTGATCATGCTGGTCGAGCTCTTTTTGGTGATCGGCAGTTGGGCGGCCGGGCCGGAGCTTGCGGCCATGGCGGCGGCACCGACGCCGGCGCCGGCCGAGCTCAGCAACACCCATGCGCTGGGCGAGCTCATCTATACGCGCTACGTCTACCTCTTCCAGGCTGCCGGCATGATCCTGCTGGTGGCCATGATCGGCGCCATCGTACTGACGCATCGGGTGCGCGAGGGCGTGCGCAAGCAGAAGATATCGGACCAGGTTTCCAGGCGCCGCGAGGATTCGGTGGAGCTC
- the nuoG gene encoding NADH-quinone oxidoreductase subunit NuoG: MPTLTIDGNEVTVEPGTTVLQACEAQGIEVPRFCYHERLAIAGNCRMCLVEMEKAPKLIASCAQPVGDGMVIRTNTPAVKKAREGVMELLLINHPLDCPICDQGGECDLQDQAMAYGTGASRFGEAKRAVANKFLGPLVKATMTRCIHCTRCVRFLDDVAGVEEMGGLYRGERTEIGTFVGQALSSELSGNLIDLCPVGALTSKPYAFHARPWELRPTESIDVHDAVGSNIRVDARGREILRVLPRLNEEVNEEWISDKTRFANDGLKRQRLDRPYVRRDGRLQPASWDQAFAAIAARLDGLEGARIAALAGDLACAESLTALKDLMAALGSPHLDCRQDGAKLGGGVRAGWLFNTTIAGIEEADACLLIGSNPRLEAPVLNARLRKRWLAGGFQIFNLGAAADRTYRTLELGSDARLLDRIAGGEHEVAKALSAAQRPMLILGQQALNRADGDAILAAARAIAERCGLVGEGWNGFNVLHTAAARVAGLDLGLLPGPEGRDTAGILAGAAEGELDFIYLLGADEIDTKVLGEAFVVYQGHHGDSGAQRADVVLPGAAYTEKGGTWVNTEGRVQRGQRAVFPPGEAREDWTVLRALSEVLGHTLPYDGLSELRRRMAELAPHMAELDDIGPAPWGEFGQAGAIGAEPLEGYGGDFHLSDPICRASATMAACSAQRSTDQQGTGSDG; encoded by the coding sequence ATGCCGACCCTGACCATCGACGGTAACGAGGTTACGGTGGAGCCGGGCACCACGGTGTTGCAGGCCTGCGAGGCCCAGGGCATCGAGGTTCCGCGCTTTTGCTACCACGAACGCCTGGCCATTGCCGGCAACTGCCGCATGTGCCTGGTGGAGATGGAGAAGGCGCCCAAGCTGATTGCCAGTTGCGCCCAGCCGGTCGGCGACGGCATGGTCATTCGCACCAACACGCCGGCCGTCAAGAAGGCGCGCGAGGGTGTGATGGAGCTTTTGCTCATCAACCATCCGCTGGACTGCCCGATCTGCGACCAGGGCGGCGAATGCGACCTGCAGGACCAGGCCATGGCCTACGGCACCGGCGCCTCGCGTTTCGGCGAGGCCAAGCGGGCCGTCGCCAACAAGTTCCTGGGGCCGCTGGTCAAGGCCACCATGACGCGCTGCATCCACTGCACGCGCTGTGTGCGCTTTCTCGATGATGTGGCCGGCGTCGAGGAGATGGGGGGGCTCTATCGCGGCGAGCGCACCGAGATCGGCACCTTCGTCGGACAGGCGCTGAGTTCGGAGCTTTCCGGCAACCTTATCGATCTTTGCCCGGTCGGCGCCCTGACCTCGAAGCCCTACGCCTTCCACGCCCGGCCTTGGGAACTGAGGCCCACCGAGAGCATCGACGTGCATGACGCCGTGGGCAGCAACATCCGCGTCGACGCCCGCGGCCGCGAGATCCTGCGCGTGCTTCCGCGCCTCAACGAAGAGGTCAACGAGGAGTGGATCTCGGACAAGACCCGCTTCGCCAACGACGGCCTCAAACGCCAGCGCCTGGACCGGCCCTATGTGCGCCGGGATGGCCGCTTGCAGCCGGCCAGCTGGGACCAGGCCTTCGCCGCCATCGCCGCCCGTCTCGACGGGCTCGAGGGCGCACGAATCGCTGCCTTGGCCGGCGATTTGGCCTGTGCCGAATCCCTGACGGCGCTCAAGGACCTGATGGCGGCGCTGGGCTCGCCGCATCTCGATTGCCGCCAGGACGGCGCCAAGCTGGGCGGCGGCGTGCGCGCCGGCTGGCTTTTCAACACCACCATCGCCGGCATCGAAGAAGCCGACGCCTGCCTGCTGATCGGCAGTAATCCGCGCCTCGAAGCGCCGGTGCTCAACGCGCGGCTGCGCAAGCGCTGGCTGGCCGGCGGCTTCCAGATCTTCAATCTGGGCGCGGCCGCCGATCGCACCTATCGCACTTTGGAACTCGGCAGCGACGCCCGGCTGCTGGACCGGATCGCCGGCGGCGAGCACGAGGTGGCAAAGGCCCTCAGCGCCGCCCAGCGGCCCATGCTGATCCTCGGCCAGCAGGCGCTGAACCGGGCCGACGGCGACGCCATCCTGGCCGCGGCGCGCGCCATTGCCGAACGCTGCGGCCTGGTAGGCGAGGGCTGGAACGGCTTCAACGTGCTGCACACGGCCGCCGCCCGCGTGGCCGGCCTCGATCTCGGCCTCTTGCCCGGTCCCGAGGGCCGCGATACCGCCGGCATCCTGGCCGGGGCGGCCGAGGGGGAGCTCGACTTCATCTATCTGCTGGGCGCCGACGAGATCGACACCAAGGTGCTGGGCGAGGCCTTCGTGGTCTACCAGGGCCACCATGGGGATTCCGGTGCCCAGCGCGCCGACGTGGTGCTGCCCGGTGCCGCCTATACCGAAAAGGGCGGCACCTGGGTCAATACCGAAGGCCGCGTGCAACGCGGCCAGCGTGCCGTCTTCCCGCCCGGCGAAGCCCGCGAGGACTGGACCGTTTTGCGCGCGCTTTCGGAAGTCCTGGGCCACACCTTGCCTTACGACGGGCTGTCCGAGCTGCGCCGGCGCATGGCCGAATTGGCGCCGCATATGGCTGAGCTCGACGACATCGGGCCGGCGCCTTGGGGCGAATTCGGCCAGGCCGGAGCGATCGGCGCCGAGCCGCTCGAGGGTTACGGCGGCGACTTCCACCTCAGCGACCCGATCTGCCGGGCCTCGGCCACCATGGCCGCCTGTAGTGCCCAGCGCAGCACCGACCAGCAGGGGACGGGCAGCGATGGCTGA
- the nuoH gene encoding NADH-quinone oxidoreductase subunit NuoH — protein MAELWSGYLWPLIIIVAQILAIVVPLLLCVAYLTLAERKVWAAMQMRRGPNVVGPFGLMQPLADGAKLLFKETILPSRANKGVFLAAPMLTFTLSLIAWAVIPFQAGVVLADINVGIMFLFAISSMGVYGIVMAGWASNSRYAFLGALRSAAQMVSYEVSMGFVIITVLICVGSLNLSDIVEAQRTVWFFLPLFPMFVIFFVSILAELSHHPFDLPEAEAELVAGFQVEYSAMAFALFYLGERANMILMSAMMSVLFLGGWLPPIDVAPFNWIPGVLWLGLKTALVLFVMMWVFATFPRYRYDQLMRLGWKVFLPASLFWVALTAGVVTAFDLAP, from the coding sequence ATGGCTGAGCTTTGGTCCGGCTATCTTTGGCCCCTGATCATCATCGTGGCCCAGATTCTGGCCATCGTGGTGCCGCTGCTGCTCTGCGTCGCCTACCTCACCCTGGCCGAGCGCAAGGTCTGGGCGGCCATGCAGATGCGCCGCGGCCCCAACGTGGTGGGCCCCTTCGGCCTGATGCAGCCGCTGGCCGACGGTGCCAAGCTCTTGTTCAAGGAAACCATCCTGCCCAGCCGGGCCAACAAGGGCGTCTTTCTGGCCGCGCCCATGCTGACCTTCACGCTGAGCCTGATCGCCTGGGCCGTGATCCCCTTCCAGGCGGGCGTCGTGCTGGCCGACATCAACGTCGGCATCATGTTCCTCTTCGCCATCTCGTCCATGGGCGTCTACGGCATCGTCATGGCGGGCTGGGCCTCGAATTCGCGCTATGCCTTCCTCGGCGCCTTGCGCTCGGCGGCCCAGATGGTGTCCTACGAGGTTTCTATGGGCTTCGTCATCATCACGGTGCTGATCTGCGTGGGATCCTTGAATCTCTCCGACATCGTCGAGGCCCAGCGCACGGTCTGGTTTTTCCTGCCGCTGTTCCCCATGTTCGTCATCTTCTTCGTCTCGATCCTGGCCGAGCTCAGCCACCATCCCTTCGATCTGCCGGAGGCCGAGGCCGAGCTGGTGGCCGGCTTCCAGGTCGAGTATTCGGCCATGGCCTTTGCCCTTTTCTATCTCGGCGAGCGCGCCAACATGATCCTGATGAGCGCCATGATGTCGGTGCTGTTCCTCGGCGGCTGGCTGCCGCCGATCGACGTGGCGCCCTTCAACTGGATCCCCGGCGTCCTCTGGCTGGGCCTCAAGACGGCGCTGGTGCTGTTCGTCATGATGTGGGTTTTCGCCACCTTCCCGCGCTACCGCTATGACCAGCTCATGCGGCTGGGCTGGAAGGTGTTCCTGCCGGCCTCGCTGTTTTGGGTGGCGCTGACGGCCGGCGTCGTCACCGCCTTCGATCTGGCGCCGTAG
- the nuoF gene encoding NADH-quinone oxidoreductase subunit NuoF — protein sequence MALDDKDRIFTNLYGQQDAGLAAARGRGDWDGTRALMDKGRDWIIDEVKESGLRGRGGAGFPAGVKWSFMPKESDGRPGYLVVNADEGEPGTCKDRDILRHEPHKLVEGCLLAGFSMAAEAAYIYVRGEFYDEASALQGAVDEAYAAGLIGPDACGSGYAYDVYLHRGAGAYVCGEETALIESLEGRKGQPRMKPPFPAGAGLYGCPTTVNNVETIAVAPEILRRGGTWFAGLGRPNNTGTKIFCISGHVENPCNVEEEMGIPLKELIERHAGGVRGGWDNLLAVIPGGSSVPLITKSLADTARMDFDGLSEVKSALGTAAVIVMDKSTDIVRAITRLSRFYQHESCGQCTPCREGTGWMWRMMERLAEGRAEIAEIDMLHEVTKQIEGHTVCALGDAAAWPIQGLIRHFRPELERRLAGSRLGAPDADPDHRR from the coding sequence ATGGCGCTCGACGACAAGGACCGCATCTTCACCAACCTCTACGGCCAGCAGGACGCCGGCCTGGCCGCGGCGCGCGGGCGCGGCGACTGGGACGGCACCCGGGCGCTGATGGACAAGGGCCGTGACTGGATCATCGACGAGGTCAAGGAATCGGGCCTCCGGGGGCGCGGCGGTGCCGGTTTTCCGGCCGGCGTGAAGTGGTCGTTCATGCCCAAGGAAAGCGATGGCCGGCCCGGCTATTTGGTCGTCAATGCGGATGAGGGCGAGCCCGGAACTTGTAAGGATCGCGATATCTTACGCCATGAACCTCATAAATTGGTTGAAGGTTGTTTGCTGGCCGGATTCAGCATGGCAGCCGAGGCCGCATACATCTACGTGCGTGGCGAATTCTACGACGAAGCCTCGGCCCTTCAGGGCGCCGTCGACGAGGCCTATGCGGCCGGCCTGATCGGCCCCGACGCCTGCGGCTCGGGCTATGCATATGATGTTTATCTGCATCGCGGCGCCGGCGCCTACGTTTGCGGCGAGGAGACGGCGCTGATCGAAAGTCTCGAGGGCCGCAAGGGCCAGCCCCGGATGAAGCCGCCGTTCCCGGCCGGGGCCGGGCTCTATGGCTGCCCCACCACGGTCAACAACGTCGAGACCATCGCGGTGGCGCCCGAGATCCTGCGCCGCGGCGGGACCTGGTTCGCCGGCCTGGGCCGGCCCAACAACACCGGCACCAAGATCTTTTGCATCTCGGGCCACGTGGAAAATCCCTGCAACGTGGAAGAGGAGATGGGTATTCCGCTGAAGGAGCTCATCGAACGCCATGCCGGCGGCGTGCGCGGCGGCTGGGACAATCTGCTGGCAGTGATTCCCGGGGGCTCGTCGGTGCCGCTGATCACCAAGTCGTTGGCCGACACCGCGCGCATGGATTTCGACGGCCTTTCCGAGGTCAAGTCGGCGCTGGGCACGGCGGCGGTGATCGTGATGGACAAATCCACCGACATCGTTCGCGCCATCACCCGGCTTTCGCGCTTTTACCAGCACGAAAGCTGCGGCCAGTGCACGCCCTGTCGCGAGGGCACGGGCTGGATGTGGCGCATGATGGAGCGCCTGGCCGAGGGCCGGGCCGAGATCGCCGAGATCGACATGCTCCACGAGGTCACCAAACAGATCGAAGGCCATACCGTCTGCGCCCTTGGCGATGCCGCGGCCTGGCCCATCCAGGGCCTGATCCGCCATTTTCGCCCCGAGCTCGAGCGCCGCCTCGCCGGAAGCCGCCTAGGAGCCCCGGATGCCGACCCTGACCATCGACGGTAA
- the nuoI gene encoding NADH-quinone oxidoreductase subunit NuoI: MSFIDRTLRSVLLLELLSGMSLTFRYMFRKKVTINYPYEGSPLSPRFRGEHALRRYANGEERCIACKLCEAVCPALAITIEAEPRDDGSRRTTRYDIDMTKCIYCGFCQEACPVDAIVEGPNTEFSTETREELYYNKDKLLANGDRWEREIARNLELDAPYR; encoded by the coding sequence ATGTCGTTCATCGATCGCACCCTTCGCTCGGTCCTGCTGCTCGAGCTCCTGTCGGGCATGTCGCTGACGTTCAGGTACATGTTCCGCAAGAAGGTGACCATCAACTATCCCTACGAGGGCAGCCCGCTGAGCCCGCGCTTTCGCGGCGAGCACGCGCTGCGCCGCTATGCCAACGGCGAGGAGCGCTGCATCGCCTGCAAGCTCTGCGAGGCGGTCTGCCCGGCGCTGGCCATCACCATCGAGGCCGAGCCGCGCGACGACGGCAGCCGCCGCACCACGCGCTACGACATCGACATGACCAAATGCATCTATTGCGGCTTCTGCCAGGAGGCCTGCCCCGTGGATGCCATCGTCGAGGGCCCCAACACCGAGTTCTCTACCGAGACCCGGGAGGAGCTCTACTACAACAAGGACAAACTGCTGGCCAACGGCGACCGTTGGGAGCGCGAGATCGCCCGCAATCTCGAACTGGATGCACCCTACCGATGA